A stretch of the Pogoniulus pusillus isolate bPogPus1 chromosome 14, bPogPus1.pri, whole genome shotgun sequence genome encodes the following:
- the RIDA gene encoding 2-iminobutanoate/2-iminopropanoate deaminase produces the protein MTSLVKKIISTAKAPASLAPYSQAVLVDRTMYISGQIGIEPSTGQLVSGGTKEEAKQALKNMGEILKAAGCDYGNVVKTTVLMADMKDFNDINDIYKQFFKANFPARAAYQVAALPKGARVEIEAVAIQGPLQDASA, from the exons ATGACATCGCTGGTGAAGAAGATAATCAGCACCGCCAAGGCCCCCGCCTCACTGGCACCCTACAG CCAAGCAGTGCTGGTCGATCGGACCATGTACATCTCGGGGCAGATCGGGATAGAGCCTTCCACGGGGCAGCTTGTCTCAGGAGGGACAAAGGAAGAAGCTAAGCAG GCTTTAAAAAACATGGGAGAAATCCTgaaagctgcaggctgtgactATGGCAATg TTGTGAAGACCACGGTGTTGATGGCAGACATGAAGGACTTCAATGACATCAATGACATCTACAAACAGT TTTTCAAGGCCAActtcccagccagagcagcctaTCAGGTTGCTGCTTTGCCCAAA GGTGCCCGAGTGGAGATTGAAGCTGTTGCCATACAGGGGCCCCTGCAAGACGCTTCAGCATGA